The sequence below is a genomic window from Croceicoccus marinus.
CGAACCAGCCCAGTTTCAGCACGCGGCCCACGTTCAGCAGGTCCTTGTCGATGCTGGCGGTGCCAACGGCGGTATTGATCAGCGTCGGCCACAGCGAGCAAAGCATCACCACCAGCGCCGAGATCACGAAGGCCTTGGGCAGGATCGGATCGACGCTGCTGATCGTGGCGCTGATGACCATGGTCACGATCGGCAGCCAGGCCAGCGGGCTGACCGGCTTCATGATCTGGATCAGCGGATTGATCGCCGCGTTGAACAGTGGCGATAGGCCCGCCGCCAAGCCCAGTGGCACCGCGACCAGCGTGGCAAGGCCAAAGCCCAGCGCGACCGTTTTCAGCGAGGTGAAGATCTGGTCGAGGAAGGTGGGCGGGCCCGCATATTCGAAGTCGCGGACCGCGCCCGGATTGCCCGCTGACAAGGCCTCCGCGTTGCGGGCATCCTGATCGGCATAGAACTGCGCTTCGGTCTCGCGCGCAGCCTGCCATTCGCCGAACAGGCTGACGCCTTGCTCGGCAACCTGAACCGGGCCGGGCAGGGCACCCAGCGAGGTATCGACCTGCGGAGCGAGCGCCGCCCAAAGGCCCAGGAAGGCCAGGATGCCCAGCACCGGAGCGACGATCGTCTGGCCCCATTTGGCCATGATCCCCGTCAGCGGCGAGGCGGCGCTTGCCGTCTTCGTCTCCGCCGGCGCGGACACCTTGCCCGCGACCGAGCCGGCCATGGCTTCGGTCGCCGGCTGGGCGGTTCCGTCGTCGAACTTGTCTGCAAATACGGTCGCCATCTGATCGCTCCTGTTCGCGGTCACTGGGTGGTTATTGGCCGGCAGCTTACTGGCCAGTAGCTTATTGGCCGGTAGCTTATTGGCCGGTAGCTTATTGGCCCGTCACGCCCGATGCGGCGACCCGCTGGCCCTGCTTCAGGCCGATGGGGAATTTCGCCAGATAGGCGTTGGGCTGCGACCCATCGAAGCTGATATTGTCGATGAAGCCGGACTGCTCGCCCCGGAAACCGTCGGTCTGCGGGATGGAGGCCGCGGGGATTACCCCGTCCGCCACCAGCTTGTTGGCAGCCGCCAGATAGAGGTCGGGACGGTACACCGACTTGGCCTTTTCGATGTACCATTCGTCGGTCTGATCCTGGGGAATCTGGCCCCACCGGCGCATCTGGGTCAGGTACCAGATCGCGTCCGAGTAATAGGGATAGCCCGCATATTTATCGAAGAAGATGTTGAAGCCCTTGGCATCGCGGGTGTCGCCCTTTTCGAAGGTGAACTTGCCCGTCATCGATGCCGCGATCACTTCCTCGTCCGCGCCGACATAATTGGGCTGGGCCAGGATCTTCACGGCCTCGGCCCGGTTCGCGCCATGATCGGCGTCCAGCCATTGCTGCGCCTTGATGATCGCGCGCAGCATTGCGGCGGTGGTCGCGGGATATTGCTCGGCGAAATCCTTGCGGATCGAAAAGACCTTTTCCGGATTGTCGTGCCAGATCTCGTCATCGGTGATGACCGGCACGCCGATGCTCTTCTGCACCGCGGCCTGGTTCCAGGGCTCACCGACGGAGTAGCCTTCGATCGTTCCAGCCTCCAGCGTGGCGGGCATCTGCGGGGGCGGCGTGACCGACAGCTTCACATCGGCATCGACCGTGCCCGACACGTCGCCATCGGTGTAATAGCCGGGATTCAGCCCGCCCGCCGCCAGCCAGTAGCGCAGCTCGTAATTATGGGTGGAGACCGGGAAGACCATGCCCATGTTGAAGGGCTTGCCCTGCTGCGCATAGGAATCGACCACCGGCTTCAGCGCCGAGGCGCTGACCGGGTGCCTGATCCTGCCGCCTTCGGTGGGCAGGCTAGGCTTGATCTGCGACCAGACCTTGTTCGACAGCGTGATGGCATTGCCGTTGAGGTCGAGGCTGAGCGGAGCGATCAGATCGGCCTTGGTGCCATAGCCGATGGTCGCCGCGATCGGCTGTCCCGCCAGCATGTGCGCCCCATCGAGCTGCCCGCCGATCACCCCGTCGAGCAGGACCTTCCAGTTCGCCTGCGGCTCGAGCGTGACGTTCAGCCCTTCCTCCGCGAAGAAGCCCTTTTCCTTGGCGATGGCCAGCGGCGCCATGTCGGTCAGCTTGATGAAGCCCAGCTTCAGGTTCGGCTTTTCCGGCTGCCCGTCGACCGAAATTGCCGCGGCCGCCTCGCTAGTCGCATCGCCGCCGCAGCCGGCCAGCGCGACCGAAGCCAGCATCGCCACGACGACGGTGCGCCGCTTCAGTCCCGAATTCTTCCCGTCACGTGCGAACATTGCCAATCGATCCCTCTGTGGCCGGACAACGCAAAAAAGCCGCCTCGAAGCACTTCCATTGGGAAGGTTCGGGCGGCGACGTTGCCACGCAATTTCGTAGATGCAGCACGGTTCGCTGGGTCACCCGTCCATGGGCGGCGATCCGTTCGCTGTTCCTGTGTCCTAACCGATTCGCGCCGGATGCGTAAAGCGGTTTTTGCAGTGCACCATGAACATTCGGTCAGGACGGGCCGGCAAGATATTCCTCAAGTTGCTCGGGATCAAAGGTTTTGCCATCGAAAAATGCGTCGGGCTCCATGACCAGCTGGCCCTGCTCGGTCCCCGCACCGATCGTGCCGGTGACGGCCCCCTCCACCTTTGAACTCGCACCCGGCAGGGGCGAATCGAGACCGCGCAGCGCGCTGCGATAGATGTCGGGACGGAACACCGATGCCGCGCTGGCGGCGTCGGCGGGGCTATATTCCATCCGGTCCCAGCGGACCATCTGGGTGTAGAGCCACTGCGCCTGGCTGATCCACGGAAAGTTCGCCGCCTCGCGGTGCTGGAACATGAAGTCGGAATAATGCACCGCCGGGCC
It includes:
- a CDS encoding ABC transporter permease, which gives rise to MATVFADKFDDGTAQPATEAMAGSVAGKVSAPAETKTASAASPLTGIMAKWGQTIVAPVLGILAFLGLWAALAPQVDTSLGALPGPVQVAEQGVSLFGEWQAARETEAQFYADQDARNAEALSAGNPGAVRDFEYAGPPTFLDQIFTSLKTVALGFGLATLVAVPLGLAAGLSPLFNAAINPLIQIMKPVSPLAWLPIVTMVISATISSVDPILPKAFVISALVVMLCSLWPTLINTAVGTASIDKDLLNVGRVLKLGWFAKLRRLVLPASLPYIFTGMRLSLGVGWMVLIAAEMLAQNPGLGKFVWDEFQNGSSQSLARIMFAVVVIGFIGFGLDRIMMSLQSLVSRNHQI
- a CDS encoding CmpA/NrtA family ABC transporter substrate-binding protein yields the protein MFARDGKNSGLKRRTVVVAMLASVALAGCGGDATSEAAAAISVDGQPEKPNLKLGFIKLTDMAPLAIAKEKGFFAEEGLNVTLEPQANWKVLLDGVIGGQLDGAHMLAGQPIAATIGYGTKADLIAPLSLDLNGNAITLSNKVWSQIKPSLPTEGGRIRHPVSASALKPVVDSYAQQGKPFNMGMVFPVSTHNYELRYWLAAGGLNPGYYTDGDVSGTVDADVKLSVTPPPQMPATLEAGTIEGYSVGEPWNQAAVQKSIGVPVITDDEIWHDNPEKVFSIRKDFAEQYPATTAAMLRAIIKAQQWLDADHGANRAEAVKILAQPNYVGADEEVIAASMTGKFTFEKGDTRDAKGFNIFFDKYAGYPYYSDAIWYLTQMRRWGQIPQDQTDEWYIEKAKSVYRPDLYLAAANKLVADGVIPAASIPQTDGFRGEQSGFIDNISFDGSQPNAYLAKFPIGLKQGQRVAASGVTGQ